The genomic region GCCGACCAGCACGCCGAGCCCGGTGGAGTCGAGGAAGTCGACGCCCTCCAGGTCCACCACGACGTGGTGGTGGCCCTGGCTGACCAGCTCGACCAGCCGCTCTCGGAGCCGCGGGGCGGTGTACACGTCGACCTCACCGTTGACCGACAGCACGGCGTGGCCGTTCCGTTCGGTGACGTCGAGTCCCAGGTCCATCCCCACTCCTTCGGCGGTCGTCCGGTCGGTCACGCTACCCCCTGCCGGTTAGGTTCAGCACATGACGGACCTCGAAGAGGTCCTGCGGGTCTGTTCCCAACACGGCCAGCTC from Acidimicrobiales bacterium harbors:
- a CDS encoding STAS domain-containing protein, whose translation is MTDRTTAEGVGMDLGLDVTERNGHAVLSVNGEVDVYTAPRLRERLVELVSQGHHHVVVDLEGVDFLDSTGLGVLVGGLKRLRSHDGDLTLVCTQRRILKVFEITGLTKVFEIFDDVDSATKNAPSAS